From Lysinibacillus sp. SGAir0095, the proteins below share one genomic window:
- a CDS encoding prepilin-type N-terminal cleavage/methylation domain-containing protein: MFKTMKKRIKNEKGLTLIELLAVVVILAIIAAIAIPAIGNIISNSRAKAQVADAISVLDAANLYFTDNPTDADNTATQAELTNGGYLENTGKITNVSVKKGTPNTITFTVSSPVTGALGNTFTDATLTQLSGATVSKGVITINGAQTAPAGG; the protein is encoded by the coding sequence ATGTTTAAAACAATGAAAAAACGTATTAAAAACGAAAAAGGTTTAACATTAATCGAATTATTAGCTGTAGTAGTAATCTTAGCAATAATTGCCGCAATTGCTATTCCTGCAATTGGTAATATTATTAGTAATAGTCGTGCTAAAGCCCAAGTTGCAGATGCAATAAGTGTATTAGATGCTGCAAACTTATATTTTACTGATAACCCAACAGATGCAGATAACACTGCTACACAAGCTGAATTAACTAATGGAGGATACCTTGAAAATACAGGGAAAATTACTAACGTTTCCGTCAAAAAAGGGACTCCAAATACAATTACATTTACTGTTTCTAGTCCTGTTACTGGAGCTTTAGGTAATACCTTTACTGATGCAACTCTCACTCAATTATCTGGTGCAACTGTATCAAAAGGAGTTATTACTATCAATGGAGCACAAACAGCTCCTGCAGGTGGTTAA
- a CDS encoding malate synthase, whose protein sequence is MIPDINLIPNHERKQQGSRLLYILLGIITLLLLSLLVWQYFSARAEIAELQKEETNLIAQRDQLLGDTANLQPNNQGSLEQSLQFIETVSYPVSLLINEIQGLQPSNSYLRNYNFNPDSVSISIDFETLSDVSTYISRLSNSAYFTDGQVLSITNSGLGEELGTENETNFDVIPRQSVEITLLINETYLATGGVQ, encoded by the coding sequence ATGATACCAGATATTAACCTCATACCCAATCATGAAAGAAAACAGCAAGGATCAAGATTGCTTTATATCTTGTTGGGCATTATCACTTTATTATTATTGTCACTTTTAGTCTGGCAATATTTTAGTGCACGGGCCGAAATAGCTGAACTACAAAAAGAAGAAACGAACTTAATTGCACAGCGTGATCAATTACTAGGGGACACAGCTAATTTGCAACCTAATAATCAAGGTTCTCTTGAACAATCCTTACAGTTTATCGAGACAGTGTCATACCCGGTTTCACTTTTAATCAACGAAATACAGGGATTGCAACCGAGTAATTCCTATTTACGAAACTATAATTTTAACCCTGATAGTGTTTCGATTTCAATTGATTTTGAAACTTTAAGTGATGTTTCGACTTATATTTCGAGGTTATCTAACAGCGCATACTTTACAGATGGACAAGTCCTTTCGATTACAAACTCTGGACTAGGTGAGGAGCTTGGAACAGAGAATGAGACAAATTTTGACGTGATACCTCGTCAATCGGTGGAAATTACGCTCTTAATCAATGAGACCTATCTAGCTACTGGAGGTGTTCAATAA
- a CDS encoding type IV pilus twitching motility protein PilT: MFSIRSLLERAYEEKASDLHITVGIPPVYRINGKLKQFGDYAVIPEEADALVREVLPEYKVEEYVKKGESDFNFSLGDLCRFRVNAYHQRNVSAVAFRLIPSKIPTIESLGMPKVLYDLADKPQGLILVTGPTGSGKSTTLAAMLDYINETKSKHIITLEDPIEYLHHHKQSVVNQREIGIDTQDFASGLRASLRQDPDVILVGEMRDLETISTAITAAETGHLVFATLHTSSAPTTIDRIIDVFPPHQQGQIRIQLANVLQGIISQRLFPRKDMNGRIAATEILTALPSVTNLIRNEKVHQIPSVMQTSRAMGMHTLETSIQSLVSSGKVSMEEARPYLNFDDYK; this comes from the coding sequence ATGTTTAGTATACGTTCGTTATTAGAAAGAGCTTATGAAGAAAAAGCATCGGACTTGCACATTACGGTTGGAATTCCACCCGTTTATCGTATAAATGGAAAGCTTAAGCAATTTGGAGACTATGCTGTTATTCCAGAGGAAGCTGACGCACTTGTAAGAGAGGTGCTGCCGGAATATAAGGTGGAGGAGTATGTGAAAAAGGGGGAATCAGATTTTAATTTCTCCCTAGGTGATTTATGTCGTTTCCGTGTAAACGCCTATCATCAGCGGAATGTGAGTGCGGTTGCCTTTCGTTTAATTCCATCGAAAATCCCGACGATTGAATCTCTTGGGATGCCTAAAGTCCTTTATGATTTAGCGGATAAGCCACAAGGACTGATTTTAGTAACCGGTCCAACTGGTTCTGGTAAATCGACGACACTCGCTGCAATGCTGGATTATATAAATGAAACAAAATCAAAGCATATTATAACCCTTGAGGATCCAATTGAGTATTTACATCATCATAAACAATCTGTTGTGAATCAACGTGAAATCGGCATTGATACTCAAGACTTTGCGAGTGGATTGCGTGCATCTCTTCGTCAGGATCCGGACGTAATTTTAGTTGGGGAGATGCGAGACTTAGAAACAATATCTACGGCAATTACTGCAGCTGAAACAGGGCATTTAGTGTTTGCAACACTTCACACATCTAGTGCTCCAACTACAATCGACCGTATCATTGATGTGTTTCCACCGCATCAGCAAGGGCAAATTCGAATACAGCTTGCAAACGTGTTGCAAGGCATCATTTCGCAAAGATTGTTTCCCCGCAAAGATATGAATGGCCGTATTGCTGCTACAGAAATCTTAACTGCATTACCTTCTGTAACAAATTTGATTCGAAACGAAAAAGTACATCAAATTCCAAGTGTCATGCAAACAAGCAGAGCAATGGGAATGCATACTTTAGAAACTTCAATTCAATCACTTGTTTCTTCGGGTAAGGTATCGATGGAAGAAGCACGCCCTTATCTGAATTTTGACGACTATAAGTAA
- a CDS encoding A24 family peptidase: MELVYTVFAFIFGLVFGSFFNVVGLRVPKKESIATPPSHCTNCNRRLTLQDLIPVLSYIFLRGKCRTCGAKVSPIYILTELVTGILFALAVWKLGITMETAVALLFISLLMIIVVSDFAYMLIPDKVLLFFLPILALGRIFSPIDPLWDSLLGAVVGFGILYLIAVLSKGGMGGGDIKLFFLIGLVLGTLNTLLTLFLAAFIGMIVGIIVLKVRNQGRKTPVPFGPSIALAAIIVYFYGDIILDWYANLFS; the protein is encoded by the coding sequence GTGGAATTAGTTTATACCGTGTTTGCATTTATCTTTGGTCTTGTCTTTGGCTCATTTTTTAATGTAGTCGGCCTAAGAGTGCCCAAAAAAGAGTCCATCGCTACACCACCATCGCATTGCACAAATTGTAATCGTCGTTTAACCCTACAAGATCTAATTCCTGTATTGTCATACATATTTTTACGAGGGAAATGCCGTACTTGTGGGGCGAAGGTTTCACCAATCTATATCCTTACAGAACTTGTTACGGGGATATTATTTGCATTAGCTGTCTGGAAATTAGGCATAACGATGGAAACAGCCGTGGCACTTCTGTTCATTTCCTTATTAATGATTATCGTAGTATCTGACTTCGCTTATATGCTTATTCCTGATAAAGTGTTATTGTTTTTCTTACCGATATTAGCATTAGGACGCATTTTTTCACCAATCGACCCATTGTGGGATAGCCTTTTAGGAGCAGTTGTAGGCTTTGGTATCCTATATCTCATTGCCGTACTATCTAAAGGTGGCATGGGTGGGGGAGACATCAAGCTCTTCTTCCTTATTGGCCTTGTCTTAGGAACTTTAAATACATTATTAACACTATTTCTGGCTGCCTTCATTGGCATGATTGTCGGTATTATCGTTCTTAAGGTACGCAACCAAGGAAGGAAAACCCCAGTTCCATTCGGCCCCTCCATCGCTCTAGCTGCCATCATTGTTTATTTCTATGGCGACATCATACTAGACTGGTATGCGAATCTATTTTCATAA
- the pilM gene encoding type IV pilus biogenesis protein PilM produces MFNRKNKNSHVSIEINDYVLRALVSKGPDLSQAEVFEAALPHDVIDEATLKDEMALFEIFKENATRWGGKNQHVRFFVPDPTVLLKSFEHPRDVEVNKLKEYVQMELGHSIHLPFQDPLIDVYDPTEGDGHAMMFAAASEEVNKYINLFLDINMDPQAADIRALCNLRLLEKLQIIDNEKTYLIANWLVNELSICIYSNGHVDFLRFQQIPTTISQWHAKPLNENELEFTYDGDLEDYRMTIMDQVLELDRIMNFFRFSLHKGEKSVDEIIVMGDNPLIENVYNYIQDTLPVTVKMVDDSLIDKNYPGFKAKHASLLGLALKEIQS; encoded by the coding sequence ATGTTCAATAGAAAGAATAAGAATTCCCATGTTTCCATCGAAATTAATGATTATGTCCTTCGCGCACTTGTTTCCAAGGGCCCCGATTTGTCCCAGGCAGAGGTGTTTGAAGCTGCATTGCCTCATGATGTGATTGATGAAGCCACTTTAAAAGATGAGATGGCTTTATTTGAGATTTTTAAAGAGAATGCAACTAGATGGGGTGGAAAAAATCAGCACGTTCGATTTTTCGTTCCCGATCCAACTGTTTTATTAAAATCCTTTGAGCATCCACGTGATGTTGAAGTAAATAAACTAAAAGAATATGTTCAAATGGAGCTTGGCCACAGTATTCATTTACCCTTCCAAGATCCCCTGATTGATGTCTATGATCCAACAGAAGGGGATGGACATGCTATGATGTTTGCGGCTGCCTCTGAGGAAGTAAATAAATATATTAACCTGTTCTTAGACATTAATATGGACCCACAAGCTGCTGACATCCGTGCGTTATGTAATTTACGCTTACTTGAGAAGCTGCAAATAATTGATAATGAAAAAACGTATTTGATTGCCAATTGGCTTGTGAATGAGTTATCGATTTGTATTTATTCGAATGGCCATGTTGATTTCTTGCGTTTTCAGCAAATTCCAACGACGATTTCGCAGTGGCATGCGAAGCCTCTTAATGAAAACGAGCTTGAATTTACATATGATGGGGACTTAGAAGACTATCGAATGACAATTATGGACCAAGTGCTTGAGCTTGATCGTATTATGAATTTCTTCCGTTTCTCTCTGCATAAGGGAGAAAAATCCGTTGATGAAATTATTGTCATGGGAGATAATCCACTTATCGAGAATGTCTACAACTATATACAGGATACTTTACCTGTTACGGTAAAGATGGTTGATGATTCACTAATAGATAAGAACTACCCAGGATTTAAAGCAAAGCACGCATCACTGCTTGGGTTGGCGTTAAAGGAGATTCAGTCATGA
- a CDS encoding gamma-glutamyl-gamma-aminobutyrate hydrolase family protein, translating to MKPIIGVTMTTNNGQYCINEAYVKSIIQAGGIPVNIPFGVESDADQLLDGIDGLLLTGGVDVHPHFFDEEPHIKIGQIMLQRDEVELELTEAALKKTIPIFGICRGIQLLNVALGGTLYQDINSQYEETPILHQQNALRREASHYIEITKGSMLYEIIGKEKVAVNSFHHQALKKVPDIFQITAKASDGIIEAIEMKDYPYCVGVQWHPEEMAIADDETAKNLFKSFIDACKSKVKNGS from the coding sequence ATGAAACCCATAATAGGTGTCACAATGACAACGAACAACGGGCAATATTGTATCAATGAAGCATATGTGAAATCCATCATTCAAGCTGGTGGAATTCCGGTGAATATTCCATTTGGGGTTGAAAGTGATGCAGATCAATTGCTTGATGGGATAGATGGATTACTATTAACAGGTGGGGTGGACGTTCATCCTCATTTTTTTGACGAGGAACCACATATCAAAATCGGCCAGATCATGCTACAACGTGATGAAGTCGAACTTGAGCTAACAGAAGCAGCACTGAAGAAGACAATTCCAATCTTCGGAATTTGTCGAGGGATTCAGTTATTAAATGTAGCTTTGGGTGGGACCCTCTACCAAGATATCAATTCGCAATATGAGGAAACGCCAATCCTGCATCAACAAAATGCTTTAAGAAGAGAAGCTTCACATTATATCGAGATTACGAAAGGCAGTATGCTGTATGAAATTATCGGTAAAGAAAAAGTTGCAGTGAATTCATTCCACCACCAAGCCTTAAAAAAGGTGCCAGACATCTTCCAAATTACAGCCAAAGCAAGTGACGGCATCATAGAAGCCATTGAAATGAAGGATTACCCTTACTGTGTAGGAGTACAATGGCATCCTGAAGAAATGGCCATAGCAGATGATGAGACCGCAAAAAATCTATTCAAATCGTTTATCGATGCATGTAAAAGTAAAGTAAAGAATGGTAGTTAA
- a CDS encoding type II secretion system F family protein: MTVYKYIGRTQQGAQTKGIVDAANKQAAIAKLRSQGINPREVNESNSILHKELKIGTAKVKNQDFVIYLRQFATLIRAGVSIVESTRILADQTKSKPLKKALQTVEEDIRTGFAFSEATLKHPKVFPLLFSNMMRSGEATGNIDDTLERLANNFEKQYNLKKKVQSTMTYPAVLFVLTIVVAIFMMVFIVPSFVESFESMGAELPWMTIVTIAVSEWLQRFWWLVILLVIAGVILFRMFYKGNEQFNYAVHYALLRMPIFGPLLQKSAISRMMGTLSSLFSSAVPILQSLTIVERVVGNPVMSKVVLEARDNLERGNSLSEPLEKSWLFPPLVTSMTRIGESTGSLDYMLQKVAEFYDAEVERSVDTLKSLIEPLMILFLAAIVGVIVAAIFLPMFSLYEQM, translated from the coding sequence ATGACTGTTTACAAATATATAGGGCGTACACAACAGGGTGCACAAACTAAAGGTATTGTTGATGCTGCAAACAAACAAGCAGCTATTGCAAAGTTAAGGTCCCAGGGGATTAATCCCCGAGAAGTGAACGAATCAAACAGTATTTTGCATAAGGAATTAAAAATTGGAACGGCTAAGGTTAAAAACCAAGACTTTGTTATTTATCTAAGACAATTTGCTACATTGATAAGGGCAGGGGTTTCAATCGTTGAATCTACTCGAATTTTAGCGGATCAAACTAAAAGCAAGCCATTGAAAAAAGCCTTGCAAACTGTTGAAGAAGATATTCGGACAGGGTTTGCATTTTCGGAAGCAACTTTAAAGCATCCGAAAGTATTCCCTTTACTATTTTCTAATATGATGCGTTCAGGTGAAGCAACAGGGAATATTGATGATACGTTAGAACGTTTGGCGAATAACTTTGAAAAGCAATATAACCTGAAGAAAAAAGTACAGTCTACAATGACTTACCCAGCTGTTCTCTTTGTATTAACGATTGTTGTGGCTATTTTTATGATGGTTTTTATAGTTCCTTCGTTTGTGGAGTCATTTGAAAGTATGGGTGCAGAGCTGCCGTGGATGACAATCGTGACAATTGCAGTAAGTGAATGGCTTCAAAGGTTTTGGTGGCTAGTCATTTTATTGGTTATTGCTGGGGTTATTCTTTTCAGGATGTTTTATAAAGGAAATGAACAATTTAACTATGCTGTTCATTACGCATTACTCAGAATGCCAATTTTCGGACCATTACTCCAAAAGTCTGCTATATCTCGAATGATGGGCACATTATCTTCTTTATTCAGTAGCGCTGTTCCTATTTTACAATCACTCACAATTGTTGAGCGTGTTGTTGGAAATCCAGTGATGAGTAAAGTAGTTTTAGAAGCCCGAGATAATTTGGAAAGAGGGAATTCACTTTCTGAACCATTAGAAAAAAGCTGGCTCTTCCCACCACTTGTAACCTCGATGACAAGGATTGGTGAGTCAACAGGATCACTTGATTATATGCTACAAAAAGTTGCAGAGTTCTATGATGCAGAAGTGGAAAGATCTGTTGATACATTAAAATCATTAATCGAGCCATTAATGATTTTGTTCTTAGCCGCTATTGTAGGGGTCATCGTAGCTGCCATCTTCTTACCGATGTTTAGTCTATACGAGCAAATGTAA
- a CDS encoding GspE/PulE family protein gives MQTRKRLGDLLVEAGVITNEQLDYALSNKSRDEKLGDFLIRENYLTEQQLIEVLEFQLGVPHINLNQYSIDPELLQLVPAELAKRANIMPIRRDKNRLFIAMADPMDYFAIEEVRMATGCQIETSIAAKDDLYRTITKYYDLQESMEAALSDLGVTAPEAQPEIMDEESPIVRLVNQIIANGVAQRASDIHFDPQETDFRVRYRVDGQLRTERSLPKHMQNMLSARVKIMGGLNITENRIPQDGRIKTTVNFKPIDIRLSTLPTIFGEKIVMRILDLSNAATDVDKLGLNSKNEQLFRKMIARPNGIVLITGPTGSGKSTTLYAALSHLNKEGVNIITVEDPVEYQLEGVNQIQVKEEVGLTFAAGLRSILRQDPDIVMIGEIRDLETAEIATRASLTGHLVLSTLHTNSAVESISRLHDMGIEPFLVSSSLVGVVAQRLVRRVCRDCGKTVPANEREKEIFAEVGMTVKTVNRGRGCPACNHTGYRGRIAIHEILPIDRTIKDFILQRTSVSLIRNYMKEAGYQTLVEDGLQKVLDGLTTTEEVLHVATVE, from the coding sequence ATGCAAACTAGAAAACGACTAGGTGACTTGCTTGTTGAAGCAGGTGTAATTACAAACGAACAGCTTGACTACGCCTTATCGAATAAAAGTCGTGACGAAAAGCTAGGTGACTTCCTAATTCGAGAAAATTACCTGACAGAGCAGCAGTTAATTGAGGTACTCGAATTTCAATTAGGTGTCCCACACATCAACTTAAACCAATATTCAATTGATCCTGAGTTATTGCAATTAGTTCCCGCTGAACTTGCAAAGCGTGCGAATATTATGCCGATTCGACGGGACAAAAATAGATTGTTTATCGCAATGGCTGACCCGATGGATTATTTCGCTATTGAAGAAGTGCGAATGGCAACTGGTTGCCAAATTGAGACAAGTATAGCAGCGAAAGACGATTTATACCGTACCATTACCAAATACTATGACTTACAGGAGTCAATGGAAGCTGCCCTTTCTGATCTTGGAGTTACTGCACCTGAAGCACAGCCAGAAATCATGGATGAGGAATCACCGATTGTACGTTTAGTAAATCAAATCATCGCCAATGGTGTAGCACAACGAGCAAGCGATATTCACTTTGACCCACAGGAAACGGATTTCCGTGTTCGGTATCGTGTTGATGGTCAATTGCGTACTGAGCGCTCATTGCCAAAGCATATGCAAAACATGCTATCAGCCCGCGTGAAAATTATGGGTGGCTTAAATATTACAGAAAACCGTATACCGCAAGATGGTCGTATTAAAACAACGGTTAACTTTAAGCCCATTGATATTCGTTTATCCACTTTACCAACAATTTTTGGTGAGAAAATCGTTATGCGTATTCTTGACTTAAGTAATGCCGCAACCGATGTAGACAAGCTCGGTTTAAACTCTAAAAACGAGCAGCTTTTCCGAAAAATGATTGCTCGTCCGAATGGAATTGTGTTAATCACAGGTCCAACAGGGTCAGGAAAATCGACAACCTTATATGCTGCTCTTTCTCATCTAAATAAGGAAGGGGTCAACATCATAACTGTTGAGGACCCTGTGGAGTATCAATTAGAAGGAGTCAACCAAATTCAAGTGAAGGAAGAAGTTGGCTTAACCTTCGCGGCTGGTTTACGTTCGATTCTCCGTCAAGACCCTGACATTGTGATGATCGGGGAAATACGAGATTTAGAAACGGCTGAAATTGCAACACGAGCTTCCTTAACAGGACATTTAGTATTAAGTACGCTTCATACGAACAGCGCGGTTGAATCAATTTCAAGGCTACATGATATGGGGATTGAACCATTCCTGGTTTCCTCTTCACTAGTTGGTGTAGTAGCACAGCGTCTTGTACGCCGGGTTTGTCGTGATTGTGGAAAAACAGTACCTGCAAATGAACGTGAAAAAGAAATTTTTGCTGAAGTTGGCATGACAGTGAAAACAGTCAACCGTGGACGCGGATGCCCAGCATGTAATCATACAGGCTACCGGGGACGTATTGCCATCCATGAGATATTGCCAATTGACCGAACGATCAAGGATTTCATTTTACAAAGAACAAGTGTAAGTTTAATAAGAAACTACATGAAAGAAGCCGGGTATCAAACCCTTGTAGAAGACGGATTACAAAAAGTACTAGATGGATTAACCACAACTGAAGAAGTATTGCATGTAGCAACAGTTGAATAG
- a CDS encoding type II secretion system protein: MKINNLKGITLVEILAAIVITAFIAVTIITIVSNGRNASMHQTEKNFELMDTAYALKIITEDIRKYKFKVELAEDLGYKCSNTLNIDDVYYSLSTTGTLKKGNIVISEEIEIFEVCKENNVLTINIKTVNGVKEKTQIVIR; the protein is encoded by the coding sequence ATGAAAATAAATAATTTAAAAGGAATAACTTTAGTAGAAATACTTGCTGCCATTGTCATTACAGCTTTCATAGCTGTTACTATTATTACGATAGTGTCAAATGGCCGGAATGCTTCAATGCATCAAACAGAAAAAAACTTCGAATTAATGGATACAGCATATGCCCTGAAAATTATTACGGAAGATATCCGTAAATACAAATTTAAAGTAGAATTAGCAGAAGATTTAGGGTACAAGTGTTCAAATACATTAAATATCGACGATGTATATTATTCATTAAGTACTACTGGAACCCTAAAGAAAGGTAATATAGTAATATCTGAAGAAATTGAGATTTTTGAAGTTTGTAAAGAGAATAACGTTCTAACTATAAATATAAAGACAGTTAACGGGGTAAAAGAAAAAACACAAATTGTTATTAGGTAG
- the pilO gene encoding type 4a pilus biogenesis protein PilO, translating into MKLSGNKNSSLLLLVALIAALLFAIYYYIVLPKKDNVEALEGSISSLQSEITALQGQITSIEEESATEVSNVFEIRQKLPKSREIDQLLLNLEEIEYVTETRITSIGFNSYDALVSESAIVPVPEEEGATDGTETQETGEVEEAEEAVQGEETGETVETPVSEIAAESIPPELKLITFNLAIEASVYENIQQFIEEIENLKRIMHIDSISYTLPGEEGEFMEEEAETLSASIQVTTFYYEGES; encoded by the coding sequence ATGAAGCTCTCTGGTAATAAAAATTCTTCTTTACTATTACTTGTTGCATTAATAGCTGCATTATTATTTGCCATATATTATTATATCGTGTTGCCGAAAAAGGATAATGTTGAGGCACTTGAAGGCTCCATAAGTTCATTGCAATCAGAAATCACGGCACTTCAAGGCCAAATCACTTCAATTGAGGAAGAATCGGCTACAGAGGTTTCGAATGTTTTTGAAATTCGTCAAAAACTACCGAAATCTCGTGAAATTGATCAGCTCTTATTAAATCTAGAAGAAATTGAGTATGTGACCGAAACTCGTATTACTTCCATTGGCTTTAATAGCTACGATGCACTCGTATCAGAATCAGCCATTGTGCCTGTCCCAGAAGAAGAGGGAGCTACAGATGGAACCGAAACACAAGAAACTGGTGAAGTTGAAGAAGCTGAAGAAGCAGTTCAAGGAGAAGAAACAGGCGAAACGGTTGAAACTCCAGTATCAGAAATTGCTGCCGAGTCTATCCCGCCTGAACTAAAACTAATTACATTCAACCTGGCAATCGAGGCTTCCGTTTATGAAAATATCCAGCAATTCATAGAGGAAATTGAAAACCTAAAGCGTATCATGCATATTGACTCAATAAGCTATACACTTCCAGGTGAAGAAGGCGAATTCATGGAAGAGGAAGCAGAAACGCTGAGTGCATCCATTCAGGTAACGACTTTCTACTATGAGGGTGAATCTTAA
- a CDS encoding VanW family protein, whose product MPLKIKPIILAVLSLMLILFLFVQGNIFKTASADESDSGSTIAGVKVSGLSEDEMKEVLQQAIHTWIAQPITVSDGVNEVQVDPAQFVFDLDATLQSFETTVDKPWYAFWESDRVVHLPLVLTVPEGLMSNIETVQSWDAEATVNSVATQVSFLKEHEISAVLNDLTTIDNERIALSMDAIPTEAMGVSNLVDLLNGTILYPGETFSFISKVGESTANNEAKDFFASLLYNVVLNTEFQIVERHSQEKIPTYLEPGINAAINIQYNEDLQFLNSSTSPVQINATVEGSSLKMEIFANEKNKEVLVQVSNEEIAPRIINRYSENLSVGQQKLVQEGSNGMRVVVTRIISESGSTIEEQISRDYYAPTNRIVLISAQQSEQTTTPDTTGTTDENGNPIENTETPGITNPATDTVPDGTQNLDPDTQIDLDNNGLPDMPASEGEEELPEGSYYDKGGNLITP is encoded by the coding sequence ATGCCATTGAAAATAAAACCCATTATATTAGCTGTACTTAGTTTGATGCTTATTTTGTTTTTGTTCGTACAAGGAAATATTTTTAAAACGGCCTCTGCTGACGAGTCAGACTCAGGTTCAACCATCGCTGGCGTTAAAGTTTCGGGGTTATCCGAAGATGAAATGAAGGAAGTATTGCAACAAGCCATCCACACATGGATAGCACAGCCGATTACGGTAAGCGATGGTGTGAATGAAGTGCAAGTAGATCCTGCACAGTTCGTATTTGATTTAGATGCTACCTTACAGAGTTTTGAAACAACAGTGGACAAGCCTTGGTATGCATTTTGGGAATCAGATCGAGTAGTTCATTTGCCATTAGTATTAACCGTGCCGGAAGGATTAATGAGCAATATAGAGACAGTCCAAAGTTGGGATGCAGAAGCTACTGTTAACTCAGTTGCTACACAGGTATCCTTTCTAAAAGAACATGAAATTTCAGCGGTACTTAATGACTTGACTACAATAGATAATGAAAGAATTGCACTATCAATGGATGCAATCCCAACAGAAGCAATGGGCGTATCGAATTTAGTTGATCTGTTAAATGGAACGATTCTATATCCTGGTGAAACGTTCTCATTCATCTCTAAAGTAGGGGAAAGTACTGCGAATAATGAAGCGAAAGATTTTTTTGCTTCTTTATTATACAATGTCGTATTGAATACAGAATTTCAAATAGTTGAGCGTCACTCACAAGAGAAAATACCGACATATCTAGAACCGGGTATCAATGCTGCTATTAATATTCAATATAATGAAGATTTACAGTTTTTAAACAGTTCGACAAGTCCAGTACAAATTAATGCGACAGTTGAAGGTTCAAGTTTGAAGATGGAGATCTTTGCAAATGAAAAAAATAAGGAAGTACTGGTGCAAGTAAGTAATGAAGAGATTGCACCTCGTATCATCAACAGATACTCTGAAAATTTATCGGTTGGACAGCAAAAGTTAGTTCAAGAAGGTTCAAATGGTATGCGAGTAGTTGTTACTCGAATTATTTCCGAGAGTGGAAGTACGATAGAAGAACAAATAAGTCGCGATTATTACGCACCGACGAATCGAATTGTGTTAATATCCGCTCAACAGTCAGAACAGACGACTACACCAGATACAACTGGAACTACAGACGAAAATGGTAATCCAATTGAAAATACAGAAACACCGGGTATAACTAATCCGGCTACAGATACAGTTCCTGATGGTACCCAAAACCTAGACCCAGATACACAAATCGATCTAGATAATAATGGTTTACCAGATATGCCCGCTAGTGAAGGGGAAGAAGAGTTACCTGAAGGCAGTTATTATGACAAAGGTGGAAACTTAATAACTCCGTAG